From bacterium:
CAAGGAGTTATCCACAATATGCACATAATTAACAAAAAGAAAAAGTTTGATCAAAAAGAAAAATTTACTACTACTAATCTTAACAAAATAGGACATTTCTAAATGTTTTAAAAGCGGACATTTCTAAATGTGGTTGACACACTTACTTGACAATAGATCAGAAAATCAATATACTCCCCAATACATTAAAAAGTCAGGAGATATAGTATGGCACATAAAAAGGGACTGGGAAGTTCGAGGAATGGGAGAGATAGCGCAGGTAAGAGACTTGGCATAAAGTGTTCTGGTGGACAGACTGTAAAAGCTGGTAGTATTATTGTTCGTCAGCGTGGAACAAAATTCTCTCCAGGAAAAAACGTTGGTTGTGGAAGAGATTGGACATTATTTTCTAAAATAAGCGGTGTGGTCTGTTTTGAAAATATCAGCTCCAGAAAATGCGTAAGTGTCTATGAGCCAAATGCAAAATGAAAAACATTGCTGTTCTTGGAGCAACAGGTTCAATTGGCAGAAATACTCTTGAGATTGTAGAATCCTTTCCTGACAAATTCAAAGTTACAGCCATATCAGGCAAAGCTAATGTCAACCTTTTAGAAAAGCAGATAAATCAGTTTCATCCCAAATTTGTTGTAGTAATGGACGAGAATACGCAAAATCAACTTTGCGGCCGCATCAAAGATAAAAAGATAAAAATAGAATACGGAGATGAAAGTCTCGTCAAAATATCGACACTTGATGAAGTTGATATTGTAGTATCAGCAATCACGGGTATAACCGGACTAATCCCAACCTTAGAAGCAATAAAAAAAGGCAAGCATATTGCAATTGCAGCTAAGGAACTGTTGGTTGCTGCAGGAGAAATTATGCTGAAAGAGGTTAGGAAAAATAGAGTAAAACTCCTTCCTGTGGATAGTGAACATAATGCCATTTTTCAGTGCGTTGAGGGAAAATCAAAGAAGGATATAAAGAGAATTATCCTTACAGCTTCAGGAGGTCCATTTTACAAAGAAAAAAACTTGCATAATATTAGTCCTGAGCAGGCATTAGCTCACCCCGTATGGGAAATGGGGAGAAAAATCAGCATAGATTCTGCAACGCTTATGAATAAGGGCTTGGAAGTCATAGAAGCGCACTGGTTGTTTGGAATAGATATCTCAAAAATTGAGATCATCATACATCCTGAATGCATTATCCATTCCATGGTAGAATTTATTGATGGGTCAGTATTTGCCTTGCTTGGAATTCCTGATATGAAAATGCCTATTCAGTACGCATTAACGTATCCGGAGCGAATGCCTACACAACTAGAGCCTTTAGACTTAACAAAAATATCCCTGTTCCATTTTTCAGTTCCGAACTTTGATAAATTCCCATGCCTGAAACTTGCTTATGAAGCAGGCACAATTGGCGGAACTATGCCTGCTGTTCTTAATAGTGCAAACGATGTTGCTGTTAATCTGTTTCTTAAGAAAAAAATAAAATTTTCGTATATTCCTCAACTAATAGAAAAGGTTATGAATAAACATAATGTTATTCAAAATCCATGCCTTGATGATATCCTTGAATCTGATGCTTGGGCGAGGGAAACATGTTTGCTCTAAATTGGCTGATTCATATACTCCCATTTATTGTTGTAATAAGTGTTCTGGTTTTTGTACATGAACTAGGACATTTTCTTGTAGCTAAAAGGTTTGGCATTAAAGTAGAAAAATTCTCTCTGGGATTTGGCCCTAAGCTTATTGGCTTTCAGAAAGGGGATACAGAATACCTAGTTTCTGCCGTACCTTTAGGAGGATATGTAAAACTTGCAGGAGAATCTACTGAAGAAAAAACAGGTGCTGTATGGGAGTTCTATTCTAAGGGGCCTTTTCAGAGAATCCTTGTAATACTTGCAGGCCCTTTTATGAATATACTGCTGGCAATTTTTGTCTTCTCTTGTATCTTCTTTACAGGAATAGAACTACCCTATTTTGAGGCTAAAATCGGAGAAATAACCGAAGATTCGCCTGGTTCCAAAGCTGACCTGAAAGTGGGAGATACAATATTGAAAGCCAATGGCAAACAAATCAAAGATTGGAGCAAGTTCCAACGCATTATCCTGACTCATCCAAATCATGCACTGTCTATACTTATTGATAGAAACGGAGAAAGAAAAAGCATTCAGGTCAAAACAGAGTTCAACAAAGAAAAAGGAGGCGGGTACTTGGGAGTTTCTCCATTTATTCCGCCTGTAATAGGAATTGTTGAGCCTGAAAGCCCTGCATACAAAGCAGGTATTAGAAAAGGAGATGTTGTTCTATTTATTAGTGGCAAACAAATGTCCTCGTGGAATGATATGGCAAGGAGTATTCATAACAGTGCAGGAGAGAAAATCTCACTTATAATAATGCGTGAAAGGAAGCAATTGGAAATAAGTGTTGTGCCTAAACTTAATAAAACACTAAACATTGGTCTCATAGGAATAATTCCTGAATTTAAGACAATAACACGTAAATATGGTCCAATCGGAGCATTTGTTCAAGGATGCAATCAAACCATAAGTTTAATAGGGCTCACGTATAGGTCTATATGGATGCTTATAAAAAGGGAAATATCTATTAAAACACTTGGTGGCCCCATAATGATTGCACAGCTTGCAGACAAACAGGCAAAAGCAGGACTTGTGAACCTGTTTTACCTGCTTGCTTTAATAAGCATAAACCTTGCTGTAATTAATATGCTTCCAATCCCTGTGCTTGATGGCGGGCATACACTCTTCTTTTTAATAGAAGCCATAAAAGGCAAACCAGTCAGTGAGAAATGGCTTGAATGGACAACAAAATTCGGCATTGCGCTTCTTGTAACTTTGATGGTATACGTAACATTTAATGATATTATGAGAAATGTTGGAGATAAAATAAAAAATGTCTTCTCCTCCACTCAAACGCCGTAACACCAGGCCTGTTAAAGTCGGAAATATTATAATAGGCGGCGGTGCGCCAATATCTGTCCAGTCCATGACAAAAACAGACACCGGAGATATTGATGCTACAGTTAGACAGATAAGTAGTCTTGAGAAGACAGGGTGCGAGATTATAAGAGTGGCAGTTCCTGATATCAAAGCAGCAAAATGCTTGGGAAAAATAAAAAAACAGATTAATATCCCTCTTGTTGCAGATATACATTTTGACTACAAACTTGCATTGGAAGCAATAAAACAGGGTGTTGATAAATTAAGACTTAACCCGGGAAATATTTCCAGTCAAAAGCATCTTAGTATGATCATCTCCGCAGCCGCAGAGAAAGACATAGCAATCAGAATAGGTGTAAATGCGGGCTCAATAAAAAAAAATCCGAAATCCGAAATCCGAAATCCGAAATTAATGGTAGGAGAGTGTCTTAAGTATCTAAAGATTTTTGAAAAGCGTAAATTTTACAACATTATCATATCCCTTAAATCTTCAGACGTACTCTCTACAGTGGAAGCTTACAGGCAAATGGCAAGTAAATGCGATTATCCGTTTCACCTTGGTATTACAGAGGCAGGTCCATTGCCTGAAGGACTTATTAAATCCTCTGTTGGCCTGGGCATACTCCTCTCAGAAGGCATTGGAGATACTCTCAGGGTTTCATTGACTGCGCCTCCTGAAGAAGAAGTAAAAGCAGGCTTCCAGATATTACAATCACTAAAACTCAGAGAATATGGTCCGGAGATCATCTCCTGTCCTACTTGTGGCAGATGCAAAATTGATGTTATAAAAATTGTAACTAAATTAAAAAAACAGCTTGAACCCATTGCCTTACAATTGCCATCTATAAAGATTGCTGTTATGGGTTGCGAAGTAAACGGACCAGGGGAAGCCAAAGAAGCTGATATTGGAATTGCAGGAGGAAAAATCTCAGGGATTCTGTTCTGCAAGGGAAAAATCGTCAAAAGAGTCAAAAAAGAAAAACTTGTTCAGGAACTGATAAGCGGAATAAAAATCCCCCGTTGAAGGGGGATTCAGCCCCCGCCCTTTTTTTTATGATTTTGGGATGGTGGGGTATAATTAGGGGTATATGAAAAAGGAGCGAGAGAATAAGAGGGGATTGTATAACGAAATAATGATGTCAATAATAGACCTTGAATATACAATGATAAGAATTAAAGCTATTTTAGAAGGGCCTGAGCCTAATAAAAACAGTGCTAAGTTCTATGACTCTGATGGAAAATTTCGCAATAAAAAAGTTGAATTATTGCTACAACTTGTAGAACGTATAGATAATCCTGAGGTAAAGAGAAAATTTTGGTCTTTAATGGGTTTTCCCTTTCTGAGCCCTCCTCTCAAAAGCCCAATGATTGGGGAACCTTCCTCTGCAAGAAGATATTATATGAGGACTAGAATGGCTATTTATAAGAATTGTGATTACGGATTTTTTCTTTACATAAAATCAAAAAAGCAAAAAGAGGCTGTGGATGGTTTTTATGAACGGTTAAAAAACGAAAATAAATTTAAGGAGATTATTCAAGCTAAACAAATTCCAGAGAGTTATGTGAAACTTTTATCCTGTATATATTCCATTCTTCGAAATGAAGATATGTTATTACAAAGTGATTCTCTTTTAAATTGCACAGAAAACATAGCTTATAGAATGCATTCACTTATCGTTGAAATTCGCAAAAATGAGACTCCTTTCGAAGATATATCTCATATGAATAAATTGGAGAATTTAATGAATTTAGTCTCTTCAATAAACAGTGAAATACGCACAATACGCTTTGAGAGGGTAGAAGAGGAACTTAGCCCGATTAATTTAGAAATCAATCAGGACAAAAAAGACCTCAAAAAACAAATAAAAAAGTATAATTTGCCAAACGCGCTTGGGGAAAGTTTAGACAACATTGAAAAAAAATTGCGAGAATCTAAAACCAAGTTTGACTATAAAAGTTGTATTGACCATATACGAAGTTTTATAGAATCACTACTAATAACAATTGCGAAAAATGTTCGATTAATTTGCGAAATACCAATAACAGAGCCTTTGGATAAATTTGTTGCAGCCAGAAATTACCTAAAAAACAAGAGTGTTGGATTTTACAGTGTGAAGCAAGACAAATTATTGGAGGGCATTTATGCATTTCTATCTGATTCAGGAACCCATAAGTTAACATCAGACAAAGAATATGCTCGACTTGGGATAAACACTGCAGTTGAATCTGCTCTTTTTCTGTTTAAAAGACTTGAGAAGTACTCTGCTGAGAAGGGGAATAAGTAAGATATAGCTGTTATATAAAAAAACGACACATCGCCCTTTCTCCAAATACCTCAACAACATTTGTTGATATCGTTGACAAAATTCTTGCTCTCACCAAATCTACAATAACCGCCAGCTAAAGCAGGCGGTTGCGACGGAGGGGACACAAAACTGATATAAGGGCTAAAAATCGCGAAAAAGAATCGGGTAAAAGCAGAACTATATAAATTGTAGATATAATAGTTAATCCGCCAAGAAAACCAAACGCTCCGGCAGGAGATAATCCAATCACTTCAAGAATTAACCACAACATTCCTGAAGCTGCCAAAATACCAGTGAAGGACAGGAAATTAGTTGTAGCCAGAAACTTACCTCTTGAATCTTTCGGGCTGTTTTCCTGAATATACGCATTGAGCGGAATAACAAAAAACCCGCTGGAGATACCAAGAAAAACAAGGCAAATAACTGTGAATGGAATAGATGCATATGAAAATGCAAGAAGTATTGAGAAAATGCTTAATCCAACTGAACCCAATGGTACAAATCCAAACTCAATCTTTCCTCTTGAGAGCTTTCCAGCAAGAAAACTGCCTGTACCCACGCCAAGAGCAACTACAGTGAGCAATAATCCTGTTGCAAGCTGTGAAACATGCATCATCTTACTGGTATATAAGAGGATATTTAATTGAAATAAAGCTCCTAGAAACCAGAAATAGACTATGCCTGTCATAGAAAGATACATCGGGCGTTTTTCCTTTACAATCTTTATTGTGGACCAGATATCGCTAAGAAAATTTATTTGGAATTTGCGTTTTGACCCGGATGGAAGAACCTTATGAATGTAAAAACTTGTTATTATTCCCAGTAATGAGATTATAATGAATGCAATTGACCCAAGATATGCTTTTCCTTTAACTGCTGTCATCAGAAATCCTCCGAATGCCATGCCGAGAATTATTGCCAGAAATGTCCACATCTGCATAAGCCCATTACCTTCGGAGATTTCCTCCTCAGTAAGAACTTCCGGAAGAATTCCATATTTTGCAGGGCCGAAGAAAGCACTCTGTGTTCCCATCAAGAAAAGCACTGCATAAATAAAAGCAAAATTTCCTGAGAACAACGCAATCATGCCCAGAGTCATAATGGCAAGCTCTGCAAATTTGGCATAAATCATAATGGTCCGTTTACTAACCCGGTCAGCAAAAAAGCCGGCATAGGAAGAGAAAAGCAGAAACGGCAGGATGAAAAATGCACTTGCTGCGCTCAGATATTGAGCTCCTGCAGCGCTCTTTATCATATGCTCTACTGCAATAAAGGATATTATCAGCTTAAATGCATTATCATTAAATGCACCCAGAAATTGTGTTGCAAGAAGAGCCTTAAATCCTCTGCTTTTCAGGTTGTTATTCATGATTACAGAAAGTCTCATTTTGATGAAAAGACTTAAGTTTTATCGTTTCCCGATACTATTTTTTCTACTTCTTTTCGTTTTATCTTCTGTGTTGACGTTTTGGGGAGTTCTTTTTCTGAGATCAGGAAATTTGTGATTTTCTTGTATGGAGCAAGGAGTTTGCAATGTTTGTGTATCTCTTCTCTAATAAAAGACCGAATATCTTCCTTTAATGCTAACCCATCCTTCTTAATCTTTTCCAGATTTGGAACTACAATTGCAAATACCTCTTCAGTCCCTGCCTTTATACCACTGGCAACTTTCTTCCCTAATACACATATTTCCTGTATATAAGGACTCTTTGAGAGGACTTCCTCAACTTCTTCAGGGTGGATTTTCTTCCCTCCATCAGTAATAATTATATTCTTAAGCCGACCAGTTATATAAAGATAGCCATCTTCATCAGTGTGTCCTATATCTCCTGTATGGAACCAGCCATTAGAGAAAGCCTTCTCTGTTGCCCGCGGATTTTTATAATATCCATTCATAACCTGTGGACCTCTTATTAAAATTTCGCCTATTTTGTCTTCAGGATTCTGAGAAGCAATCTTTATCTCTGTACCGGGCAAAGGCTTTCCTACAGAACCTATCCGATTATGCCTGAATGTATTTACTGTTACAACAGGAGAGGTCTCTGTAAGTCCATAACCTTCCAGCACTGTAATACCCATTAAATTCAAATTACGGGTAATTTCAGCATCGAGTGGTGCGCCCCCTGATATAAAACACCTTAACTCCCATCCAAACTCCTTATGAATTTTTTTAAAAAGCATTTTGCCCGGATTAATACCAAGCTTACCGAACTTAGAAGAAATATCGAGACTCATATTAAATAGCTTCCTTGTATAACGGGAGCTTGAGCTTAACCTAGATAATATTGAATGATATAAAAATTTGATAAACTTTGGGACTGCAAGTATTATTGTCGGTTGTGTTTTTCGCATTACGGCGGAAATAGAAGAAAGTTTTATCCCTTTTGACATATATGTAATCCTTGCACCTTTTGAAAGAGGAATAATAAATCCCCCTGTTATTTCAAACATATGATTAAGAGGAAGTATTGATAAGAATCTATCCTTTTCTGAGAAACTGATTATCTTACTAATCGCCTCTATCTGATGAAGAATGTTATTGTATGTCAGCTTAACACCTTTTGGATCGCCTGTTGTGCCCGAAGTATAGACAATTGAGATTAAATCCTCATTATCAATGTCCCTATGGTATGGTTCATTTTTTCTCCACCTGAGCTCTCCAAAAG
This genomic window contains:
- the rpmA gene encoding 50S ribosomal protein L27, with the translated sequence MAHKKGLGSSRNGRDSAGKRLGIKCSGGQTVKAGSIIVRQRGTKFSPGKNVGCGRDWTLFSKISGVVCFENISSRKCVSVYEPNAK
- a CDS encoding 1-deoxy-D-xylulose-5-phosphate reductoisomerase — translated: MKNIAVLGATGSIGRNTLEIVESFPDKFKVTAISGKANVNLLEKQINQFHPKFVVVMDENTQNQLCGRIKDKKIKIEYGDESLVKISTLDEVDIVVSAITGITGLIPTLEAIKKGKHIAIAAKELLVAAGEIMLKEVRKNRVKLLPVDSEHNAIFQCVEGKSKKDIKRIILTASGGPFYKEKNLHNISPEQALAHPVWEMGRKISIDSATLMNKGLEVIEAHWLFGIDISKIEIIIHPECIIHSMVEFIDGSVFALLGIPDMKMPIQYALTYPERMPTQLEPLDLTKISLFHFSVPNFDKFPCLKLAYEAGTIGGTMPAVLNSANDVAVNLFLKKKIKFSYIPQLIEKVMNKHNVIQNPCLDDILESDAWARETCLL
- the rseP gene encoding RIP metalloprotease RseP, producing MFALNWLIHILPFIVVISVLVFVHELGHFLVAKRFGIKVEKFSLGFGPKLIGFQKGDTEYLVSAVPLGGYVKLAGESTEEKTGAVWEFYSKGPFQRILVILAGPFMNILLAIFVFSCIFFTGIELPYFEAKIGEITEDSPGSKADLKVGDTILKANGKQIKDWSKFQRIILTHPNHALSILIDRNGERKSIQVKTEFNKEKGGGYLGVSPFIPPVIGIVEPESPAYKAGIRKGDVVLFISGKQMSSWNDMARSIHNSAGEKISLIIMRERKQLEISVVPKLNKTLNIGLIGIIPEFKTITRKYGPIGAFVQGCNQTISLIGLTYRSIWMLIKREISIKTLGGPIMIAQLADKQAKAGLVNLFYLLALISINLAVINMLPIPVLDGGHTLFFLIEAIKGKPVSEKWLEWTTKFGIALLVTLMVYVTFNDIMRNVGDKIKNVFSSTQTP
- the ispG gene encoding flavodoxin-dependent (E)-4-hydroxy-3-methylbut-2-enyl-diphosphate synthase, which codes for MSSPPLKRRNTRPVKVGNIIIGGGAPISVQSMTKTDTGDIDATVRQISSLEKTGCEIIRVAVPDIKAAKCLGKIKKQINIPLVADIHFDYKLALEAIKQGVDKLRLNPGNISSQKHLSMIISAAAEKDIAIRIGVNAGSIKKNPKSEIRNPKLMVGECLKYLKIFEKRKFYNIIISLKSSDVLSTVEAYRQMASKCDYPFHLGITEAGPLPEGLIKSSVGLGILLSEGIGDTLRVSLTAPPEEEVKAGFQILQSLKLREYGPEIISCPTCGRCKIDVIKIVTKLKKQLEPIALQLPSIKIAVMGCEVNGPGEAKEADIGIAGGKISGILFCKGKIVKRVKKEKLVQELISGIKIPR
- a CDS encoding MFS transporter — encoded protein: MNNNLKSRGFKALLATQFLGAFNDNAFKLIISFIAVEHMIKSAAGAQYLSAASAFFILPFLLFSSYAGFFADRVSKRTIMIYAKFAELAIMTLGMIALFSGNFAFIYAVLFLMGTQSAFFGPAKYGILPEVLTEEEISEGNGLMQMWTFLAIILGMAFGGFLMTAVKGKAYLGSIAFIIISLLGIITSFYIHKVLPSGSKRKFQINFLSDIWSTIKIVKEKRPMYLSMTGIVYFWFLGALFQLNILLYTSKMMHVSQLATGLLLTVVALGVGTGSFLAGKLSRGKIEFGFVPLGSVGLSIFSILLAFSYASIPFTVICLVFLGISSGFFVIPLNAYIQENSPKDSRGKFLATTNFLSFTGILAASGMLWLILEVIGLSPAGAFGFLGGLTIISTIYIVLLLPDSFSRFLALISVLCPLRRNRLL
- a CDS encoding AMP-binding protein, whose amino-acid sequence is MKYLWYNKELKEVIKMQEKYFNKLSVLQILQKANDLYSDKVALEIFEKDGRMRMVTYCELTDRTRDISATLIKNGIEKGDRVCIFSESRPEWGIAFFGIVTAGAVVVPLDIKLEEKEISFILTHSEARAIIVSGKYIEKTKSIISGFGKDIFLISLEYEKTDENLLSFGELRWRKNEPYHRDIDNEDLISIVYTSGTTGDPKGVKLTYNNILHQIEAISKIISFSEKDRFLSILPLNHMFEITGGFIIPLSKGARITYMSKGIKLSSISAVMRKTQPTIILAVPKFIKFLYHSILSRLSSSSRYTRKLFNMSLDISSKFGKLGINPGKMLFKKIHKEFGWELRCFISGGAPLDAEITRNLNLMGITVLEGYGLTETSPVVTVNTFRHNRIGSVGKPLPGTEIKIASQNPEDKIGEILIRGPQVMNGYYKNPRATEKAFSNGWFHTGDIGHTDEDGYLYITGRLKNIIITDGGKKIHPEEVEEVLSKSPYIQEICVLGKKVASGIKAGTEEVFAIVVPNLEKIKKDGLALKEDIRSFIREEIHKHCKLLAPYKKITNFLISEKELPKTSTQKIKRKEVEKIVSGNDKT